A region of the Antedon mediterranea chromosome 4, ecAntMedi1.1, whole genome shotgun sequence genome:
AAATAGtttaaaaagttaataataaagtactaaaaaataaacatatatttattctGAAAATTATAATAACACTAGGCTGACAGAATACTTCTAAGTAAaccatatatacatataattcCAATATAAAAGATGGAGATAAACAGACTATTGTATATGTTACATTACAGAATTATCTTACACGTATCATTATAGTACTGATTAGATACAAGAAATTAAAATCAAGAAATAGAAgggaaaaaacatttaaaaataaaaatagatttttaaatcACAGATTATTAATCAATGATTGTAGATAAGCAGAAACATGCTATGGTGGTTTTAAATAAGTCACATTGTTATTGTGAAGTAAAATGTAATCATTTGTAGCaatataaactaaatattatctagaaataatgttaaatgtttGGCAGCAAGTATATTAGGTACAAAAGTTGTCAATAAGTTTGGTCTAAAATGTCACATTTCTAAAGCTATTTTTCAATCCTATAGGCAAcggaaatgaaaataattttaaccaTGATTCTACAAACATTGAAAAACAATTATCagaaatataattatgaaataaacCATTAAATggcaaacaaattaataaataaacaaagtctatttaaacacaatttattataaaatttactatttttttagattactgtatttgttactaaattttaaaaataattctataAAATTTCTCACAGGGCTATACAACATCTTGAGCGCAATTAGACCCTTCCCCCACTGTTACTCGATGCGTCTGTTTTCGTTGTCTTGCGCCTCCCATGTCACGCGTGTcaatttttttatgtttcatttGTATTAATGCACTTGCAAGGACTAAACGTGTCTGACCATACGGTACTTCGCAATTATCCGGAAGAGGAATTTGCATAAATAACGATGCCACTGCAGCTTTCTGTTCCGAACATGGTTCGTAAGCTATTACATTTGGGTACGACtgttgacaaaaacaaaataaacattatacgTGTAGGAACATTTCTTAATATTCACTATTCTAGGTCagatattttattcaaattgtatattatttttaggaGGGCATTTATTCAAGGCATGCGTTTATACAGTGAAGGcattccaaatgatgttctatgggggaAGGGGGAGGGTTTTGTTTATTCAAAGCAGGTTTTAAGGTtttaattcgaataaatatttatttatttagataaatttTGAGTTTGAATAGTCAATGGTCACAGGACGTTAGTGGTTCCAGATTGGTCTGAAACTAAAGTCACttagataaataataaaagataaaagATAAATCACATTACCTTTTTGCCGGACGGAAGAAGATCTGGTGGCCTATTACGTTCAAGTTCAACATTTATTGACGCAACCGGCCTGCTGGCCATCATGCGGAGTTCCACTACACGACGCTGATAAGAAACAATACAGGACTTCAGTAATGATTTCATTAATACattcaatatataattatataaacataatactTTGGTTTTGGGAACTgctgaaaaatatattatttgccaataacttgtttttgtttaagtttatcattattttattcatacaaatattttttctctttttgttttgtttgtttatggatgtactatccaaaatattgaaaattaataaataaataccaatactTTATGTTACTATTCATCTGactaaattgttaaattttcataaatattttataatatactaTGGTAAcggttattaattaataatataatattattaaatataatgttcATACACAAACTATGGTTCGTGgaatttaaacttaaaatttgataattattaattcataaaaCACTGTAATATAAATTGCAAATAAAAAGTAGGAAAGTTTCACAATGCATATTGGCTtcatgcatacagtatttaaatttatatatttgctTTGTATTGTCAAATAGCAAATGACTCGCCATATACAGAATAAGAGAATAAATTTAAGTTGCTAAACTTCTCATTAGAATTACTGCAGTagcaatttttggaaaaatcttGGTATCAACCGATAACCAGGGCTTGAACCAGGACTATAATTTCACCAAGGCAAGGCAACCAAGCTAGTGTGCAACCAGGGTCATTACAGGTCACTACATACCAGGGCAGCTCCCAGTACTTGATAGggtctgttttattattttcagtttTTTAACTATCTGAATAGGATATTTAGTATAAATATTATCAAGCCATACTCATGCATGTAAACTGTTATAGtagtaattaaaaatagtgtattgtgtaattattaatatgtaAAGTAATACAACAATAGTATATTAGTTGTGGTGCAGTGAAGATTAACAAATGAAATCAAACAAATCTGTGTGACGTCTATGAAGAAGAAGCCCCATCACCTCTATTGTcatttaaaaacaagaaaaaaatagCGTAAATTAAAAGCAAGAAAAAGATAACAAGAAGAAAATGTCCATCACCTCTagtgtaattttaaaaaagaataagatataatatatatactgtatgactGTTAAAGccgatgtttgtattttttggttatttttagGTTGCCACTCCTAAACTGTAAAACAATCTTCCTAATTTAATTCAATCGAAGATGTCAACACCCTTTTAAAATCTCATCTTTTCAATCTGTTTTCTCTCCCAtctcaatttttatttcaagcGCTTTTGGAAAATCTGCTGATAGGtaaaagcgctatataaatttgacataattaacacaaatatgtgtacatacatttaaactataACATAAATACTATCCACACataattttcaatttcatttgGAACCAATTGCAGGCTGTCTTCAAAACATATTTGCATGCTCACAAACGTGATACAGACATAGGTATTTAATTTTGATTGTTCAACTGACCAAAGTcttcaaataattaaatacatgtTGCCCTGGTTGTTTAATGGCCAGGAatcataaattacattttaattgattttattaataattagggTTTGTGTATTTTATCGATTTAATAGAATTCAAGATATGATTTAGTTTAATTTCtaatactgtatcaataaattttatatatgaatatttattatttaatttcaaaatgtggAAGTGGAGAGAGGcacattatgtcaacaaataattgTTGGTCCTCTCCGGGGTCCTCTCTCCCTCACAGTTGTCATATAATGCtttgtatttcttttcttttttattgtgtgttctgtatatgttttatatggacagtttgtccgaaataaagttgaattgaattgaatagttAATGTTGTAACTTTGTATTTAAGCCATTTTCCAAATAGATTCGATCCAAGATTTTGGTCAGATTTCTTGGTTATTCCTCTTTACTTACCCGTCTCTGTTTTATCGAGTCAATCTTCTCTTTGATTTTGAAGGTGACCACAAAGATGAGTAGAAAGAGGAAAAAGCAAGAGATGAACGCGACGAAGAACTCTAAAATGTTCAGATGGACAAACTGATAGACAGTCACCTAAAAAAAGCGAAGCAGAAAAGAGTGCTATATGTTAGTTCATGCAAAAATAAAACATGCTAGGTCGGGCACGCATTCTAGGAGTGGAAAGGGCCAGCTTGCGTTAGACTGGGCTAGCCTTGTTTACTTACCTGCACCCAAATTCGGCTATAGATTAGACATTTGATTTTCCAACCGCCCAAAAACATGATGAAGGTAATAAGAAAGGTGATAAGGAACTGCAAAATGATATTCCACATCCCGTATGGCCGTAACACAACCTGTGAGAAGACAGTGTTCAGTCGGCGgcattcttttgttttttgcAGGGAGGAGGGACCGACCACTTTCCACCCCGTGTTAGAGTTAGTGAGGGTAGTGAAGAATAGGGTTAAGTGCTGAGAACCTAAGAAAAGCTTAAAATGCATCTGAAATAGAGAAGAAACTGTTAACAAATTCTTAAGGTTAATTTAGCATTGTGAAAAGACAAACCAAGTCACTCGGTCAACATTCCAAGGTCTTCCGTGACCTCTGACCTTACCTGTCTAAGCTGCCGCGCCTCCCATAAGTCCCTGATTTTAAGGACAGAGAGGAAAAAGAGTAGCGATATcacaaaacaacaaaacgaAGCGCTTAAGAACACCATGATATTAAGGTCAGTGCCCTGGATTGTAGTGACctgattttgagaaaaaaatacaacataatcGTGCCTTGCATTAGTGTGTGCTTGGGTAAGCAGGTATCAGCCGACCTTACCTGTCGAAGTCTATACCTATAGACAAACTGACGTACTCGCCAACCGACAGTCATCATGAACAGCATTAGAATCAGACTGCTCACAAATATAAGCACAATTTCAAGAATGATACGCAAAAAATCGTTGTGGTGTTTCAGTGTAACCTGCATGCAGAAAACAAGCATGTGACAACAGGAATTAACAGAAGCAGAAACACCGAGAAATTTGTCACAGCCAACGGATACTATGTGAGAGTAGTTCAGTGCAATTCTCTATCCATTGATCTACATTTTTTTACCTGTGACGCTATATGTAATTTCAATAGGGTACATAATCCAAGCAAACCAGTAAAGAAAAGTATAAGAGCGAACACTGCACTCATAAAGTACATAATATAGGCTGGAAGTGAAGAACTGGGAATGTACTCATCTGTAAATTGCATCTGAAATCATGAAAACTAAATAAATGAGTCTCCCTTTATGAGATTTTTCTCTTAAACTTTAACCTACAGTATTCGATATCTGTTCAGTATTTAAAACTGTGTAAAAAGTAATGATTAATGGATAGTGAATGTTCACTATTAACTTATAGAATGTTTCCAGGTGTCACTCTGAAAAGGAATATTTAACATTATAGcacactgtctacactatcaaacttaagtttgacaaaagaagtgtaaggtgcccaaatatggtagtgatatgatgtcatcatttctatttattggcacatcacataaagtttgataatgcagacagagctttagttagcTCGGTTTACTACACTGTATAGGGGATAAAATGTCATTTTCACTACAAGAAAAAACATAATGGCAGTGTTGGCTTAACAgcgttaaaaagtatttttgtaGTTGGTTTTATTGTAGACATTCAGGACATTTTGTTTGCACTATGTGTCCCAGAATCAATGGTGCCCCTAACTGTGCCAAATCCAGAAACTGGCATGGTTGCATGAGGTTTCACAAAGTTTGTGAGGATACCCACATTTTATACTCTACTAATTCTTATTGAAACAGACAAAAATTCCCTATAATTGGAGGAATTAAACAACATATCGtgacattaaaacataaaaataattaaactatttCTGTCCTAGATAGTACTTTGCTCTAatctaatgcttggttcccactagcgacacaacataacgcaacctacgcaacttaagaaaatgccctttcCATAATCGTGTTTGCCTCGCCTCTGTGAAATCGAACCTTttttcccacttgtgattatgtAACATAGCACTTTGCATTGATATGTTGTTgtgttgtgtcctagtgggaaccaagctttagtgccAACATGAACAATTCAATTATCCCAATACATAGAAAAagatacataaaaaaaatatatacaatacataCCTCAAATGAGTAAGGTGTCGTGAagttatatagatatatataaaatgtagtaTTGGCATCTTCAGTAAAGTCAAATTCATTGTGAGAGAACTTAGTACTGTACTTTGACCGGACATGCATGTCCGTTACTAGCGCTGTCTCTGACATTAAAAAATCTTAAAGAAAAAGATGAAGACTTGTAAATTCacatgaaaataattttaaaatgctttgtTGTGGCAACTAAATGTAAACGTTTCCCAACATGCAACCTGCAAGCTCCGCTAACTTTGTAAACTTTGTGTGCAAGAATtacaaaaaattatgtttttaattaagcCAAACAATAAGAATTGTTCATCGCAATATGCTATTTATCACCCAATATGTAAGTTTACacatgcctagctaggcctagtctctATGCCCACTTGCATTCCATCCATACggtaatttgtttttatgtgagcGGTGTATGTTGCGTGTGCGACACATGCGTTTTGTGTTCTACACTTTCCATCGAATCgaaatcaaaacaaacaaatacgtTAATACTGTTTGCTGAACTACGCTGAGTAAAATGTTGACGTCATTCGTTAAAGTCAACGTTTACGTGCGAAAGCTCTTTAATTACAGGCAGACAGTATAAAACTGTACTCTACCCTGTAGCAATGATTTGAATACACAGAATAGCTTACTTGTTGAATAAGTGATGTTCATATAAACTGAAGTGGGTACTTCCAGGATAAAGTCAATATCTCTATTATTTTTACTTGGTTCCActaacatgtttatttttgtatagtAGCTATCCTCTGCTTTTGATAGATTGAAATTATACCGAAAATTCATCTCGAGTTCATCTAgtcaaaaaaaaattacatttaacattatatataatattggtGACATACTTAAGTGTACTTTATACAGTGCTAAATAATTCAGGTACAGCCAGAagaaacatctgaccaattaactTAGCTCCATGACGCAATGctacaaaaatatttgtataaacattttaGGCTACATTCATAACGTAATATTAAATTACACGAAACAAAGTGGTGTTGTTAGGCAGGTTCATGGAATGTACCATTATCTGACAGGGGTGTTTCATAAATTTTTATATATTCGAGTTGTAGCTCTCTTCTCACAGAGAATATGCCaatgtcagtttatccaggtaagctaggcacgaaatagactagaGAAGCTAGGAAGTGTGTGCCAGTTTGTTGGAACAAGGAACAAGTTTACTTACAGTAACAGGTTCCACCGTCAGATGGGTCACCTCTATATTTTGCTTTAGTATCACATCTGAGTGTAAATAAGATAATACAACAATAACTcacaattgttttaatttagacACCTGTACTAAAGGGACACCTGTACTAAGGGGACACTTGTACTAAGGGGACACCTGTACTAAAGGGACACCTGTACTAAGGGGACACCAGTACTAAGGGGACACCTATACTAAGGGGACACCTGTACTAAGGGGACACCAGTACTAAGGGGACACCTAAAGCAAGGTGACACCTGTACTAAGGGGACACCAGTACTAAGGGGACACCTGTACTAAGGGGACACCTGTACTAAGGGGACACCTAAAGCAAGGTGACACCAAGGTGACACCTGTACTAAGGGGACACCAGTACTAAGGGGACACCAGTACTAAGGGGACACCTATAGCAAGGGGACACCTGTACTAAGGGGATACCAGTACTAAGGGGACACCTGTACTAAGGGGACACCAGTACTAAGGGGACACCTAAAGCAAGGTGACACCTGTACTAAGGGGACACCAGTACTAAGGGGACATCTATAGCAAAGGGACACCAGTACTAAGGGGACACCTATAGCAAGGGGACACCTGTACTAAGGGGACACCTATAGCAAGGGGACACCTGTACTAAGGGGACACCTGTACTAAGGGGACACCTATAGCAAGGGGACACCTGTACTAAGGGGACACCTGTACTAAGGGGACACCTATAGCAAGGGGACACCTGTACTAAGGGGACACCTATAGCAAGGTGACACCTGTACTAAGGGGACACCAGTACTAAGGGGACACCTATAGCAAGGGGACACCAGTACTAAGGGGACACCTATAGCAAGGGGACACCTGTACTAAGGGGACACCTGTACTAAGGGGACAGCTGTACTAAGGGGACACCTGTACTAAGGGGACACCTATAGAAAGGGGACACCTGTACTAAGGGGACACCTGTACTAATGGGACAGCTGTACAAATGGGACACCTGTACTAAAGGGGCTCTTGTGAAacaaatgaaaagaaataaatgtgtCAACACTATGGCCAATACTTAAAGAGGATACCCGTAGGTGTTACAATGATTCTTTTTTTTCATGAACACAATAAAGGCGAGCATGAAATTTGGTTTCCTGATGCTTAAATACACAATGTTGTATATTTACAGCCAGACAAAGGTTAACATATTTACGGGAAAAAAACGTGTAAAACTgccaaaatttatttattttctattcaaATATATAAGACTATTTAAAATGTACTTACATGTCACACATATCTCCAATAATCCCTTTTGTTGTACAATAGCAAGCACCGGAGTAAATGTCACAGACTTCAGCATTCTCATTGCATACACATGGTTCACATTGGCCACCATTCTCTGGATTGCCAAAGAACCCACTAGTGCACATTTCACAATGTTCACCTgcaacattttgaaaatgttttgtaataaaaaataaatacaaagaatgtatataaagctctgtctacactatcaaactagtttgacaaaagaaagtGCGAattgcctaaatatggtagtgatatgtttaaatatggtagtaatatgacatcattgtgtcgtgggcacatctcatttttgtcacataaagtttgatagtgtagactcaGCTTAAGGAATTAAGGGTAAAACTACCAAGTGTAAGAATTGGTATATTCACAGTAATACCAAAGATCCAATTATCAAATTATTCTTAAGATCATTATCTattttcagtttaaaaaaaaaaattagtttctATTCCCCCTGTAAACAACCCCTctccccaccccccccccccaccccattACTATCTAACTAACTAAATTTGATTTGGTGGATTGGACAACATGTTTATACTATACCTGTTGTATTATCTGTACAGTTAAGACATACACTCTTGTTTACACACTCACTGTGCCCATTACACTGACAAGCtacaagaaaataaaacatttgttttaaatgccAGAGACTTTTAATTTGAAGTAACTTTGCATCAGGTATATAATTGCGTCAGAGTCGGGCAAACAGCTGACCATTTATGACAAAGACTTGTTATCAAGTGATTCAATAAGTATTCATTATTCCAaagaacaaataataaatttagagACTTTTAATTTGAAGTAACGTGCATCAGGGAGCTATTATATAATTGGGCAAACATTATTTCAAAGAACAAATAATAGATTTATAACAACTTACCAGGACAACCAACAAAGTTCCATGAATTTGAAGTACACATTGAGGTGTTGAGAAGCATACTTGTACCAGAGAAATCAAGTGGTCCTGTAAAGCCTCCCTCCATGCACATACCGGTACCGGTACCAGAACCATCATCACACCAACCGCATGATGGACTCATCTGACAATCGGTACATGATTGGTATCCTGAACAAGTTGGAGCTGTAATAAGATTTTTCTAtggtgattttttttctttttggcaATAACACATTGACAACAAACCTTTTTACGATTTAAGCCTATAAAAGAACAATACTAGAGATGGAAGAGATGGGATGGAAGAGAATGGGATGGAAGTGATTGGGATGGCAGAGAATGGGATGGCAGAGAATGGGATGGAAGCGATTGTGATGGAAGAGATTGGATGGAAGAATTTGGATGGAAGAGATGGGATAGATGAGATAGGATGGAAGAattgataaaacaaaatacCATGTCTTAGCAAGTACTTACGTGGACATGCTCCTTTGATGTTATGCCATTCCATACATAAACCGTATGGGAATGATGTAACATAGGTGTTGGATTCCACACATTGCATTTGATTATTACACCACATGCAATCTTCATCCTCAGAACAGCTCTCACAGGACTGGTAATCCTGACATGTTGCTGGGCACTGGGTTGGAGGTGCTGAAATAACACACAAAGTAGGTATTACATTTCAATAACGCTTTCTTCTATTCATATACAATACATACAAATATTGAGTCCTGCATGCTTCACCGGAGTTCATTGTCTATACTGTACAACATACAGAGATGGAGCAGCACATGCTATAGTGGAGAATAAAGCTAACTTACTGATAGAACCAAGTTTTTTATTGGTACATTGAGATCTACTCCACACACATCTATTAAGTTGATCTTCACACGAGGAACATGATTTGTAAGAATTACAAGGTACATCTTCAGAACAATTTACCTtagaatacaaaaataaatacggGCTGATGACATGGTACTTCTAGTTCCTTATGGCTAAAACTATACATTCTGAAgtttcatgtttatttatttcaacaatccAGCCAAAGCTGATAATTAGGAACcccacaaaaataaaatacaatttgacAAGACAATAACATACAgcaattcaaaattaaaataaatataatttatgttcATGATAATTAAACAACTAGTtatgtcatgttaattcattcaGGGCCATTTGATATGCTTTCTCACTTGATTCCTTAAAACAAGACCGTCGTAAATAAAAGCTTTCCATTATTTTGGAGGAAATCAACCAGAAGGCAATTATACAATCATAACAACTTGGTATgtatatttgtaataaaatttaatttaaacttaCGTTAACTTTACAATTTTTATCACACTTTCCATCACACCAACCGCAACCAAATCGCTGTAGGCATTCCGTACAAGATTTCAATGAGCTACATGTAACATCATCACGTTTACCGTTACATACAGGTAGGCTGTAGTTACCATGTGTGTTGGTAGCCTGACTCAATGGGATGCATAGCTGTTGATGTCTGTCATATGCACACTTTAGGCCTGGCTTCTCTTTAGTGCATTCTACTTCATCTAATGTAGAACACTCACCTTGGATTTAACATAATTAATTTGgccttttagtttttaaaaaaatattagaaagcTGGTACTTATTAATAACATGTTGCAACACAATGTATATTTACTGCATGGAAAGGAAGACAATCTTTAATAGAGTTCAACAGGACACCTTCTTGGGAAACAAACTAAATGCAGtacatgttttaacattaccaccaacccctattcaggggacaccccatattaaggggacacttcatTGTGAAACATACTAAAGGCAGTATAtgtttaacactatggccaactccaattcaggggacaccccatatttaaggggacacttaaaCATACTAAAGGCAGTATtgtttaacactatggccaacccctattctgGGGACACCCCAtatttaaggggacacttcatTGTGAAACATACTAAAGGCAGTATAtgtttaacactatggccaaccccaattcaggggacaccccatgttaaggggacactttcccgtAAAACAAGCTAGAGGCAGTATATATTTTACCACTATGGCAAACCCTTATTCAGCAGTAACCTCAATTAAGGGCGTGACATATGTccaaaaggtgtccccttaatagaagttctaCTGTACTGCAGTGGATAATAAATTTACCAAGCTCATATAGAAGAATATCATTAAACATCTGTCCATTAAAGCCTCCATGTACAAGCATACTGCCATTGTACATGACTGCAGCATGTCCATAGCGTGCAATATCCTTGGGTAAAACACTAGTAGCTTCAATACTACTCCAAACTCCAcattctggaaaaaaaaataccgggtttcccccaatttgtattaacggaTTCTCCCAAGACAAATGCAGAAACTAGACAAcgccaggctaggcctaattaatagcTATAGCTAgggtacgatgttcgtacgccAACACTGTTTACCAGCTAGgtctacaaaactaagcctagctaggctaggacTAAAGACTGTCCACGAGAGGACATTCAAcacgagctacttaggtagtgcattgtttttctttttaatatatttaaccataaaatgtacatttaagacaagaaatgctttgctttaatgttttaaagtaatatatatgcattatttttacaaatgtcAAATATTGTAGGGAAAGTGTTTTTAAAGAACTttataataaactttatttaatatatttattataaataaaagcaTTACCTATATCATAGGCCATGAATTGAGAAGAGTAGCACTTAGCACCGTTACTTTTCCTTGTATCATTATGCATATTACCTCCAAATACATACATTATATCATCTATTAAGACGGCTGAATGTAAATACCGGGGTAACGTACTTTCTTTCAATGTCATCCTGTAATGATAATATGTAATATGAAGTATATTGAAATATCTTGAGGCTTTTAATATGATTGCTTCAAATAAGAAAATTTGTGTTATTGCCACCTGACTAGAATTACCGTATAACCATGCATAATCCTGTGGACAGGGTAAAAAACGTTGGGGGTGGGTTTAAATACAGATTGCATTAATAATGGAACTTAAGGTATCATGTACAAATTTAGCTTAAATTAGGGGGTGAGATAATTGAActttaaacttttaaataaattcatattaaatataacacatcaattttctgtttttattttattgaattccCTTGAAAATgggattttttatttatatgcaAGTCACCAAATCTAAATTTGCTTTTTTATTCCtagatttttaatgttttatttatttatgatagcTGAAGACATATTTTCAGATTTTaactatttcattaatttttaattaagaattttaaagtattttaattatatttgtattgcCATTTTCCCTGAGTCACTTGACAGTGATTCATTTCGCTTTCTGGTTAACCAGTCTTTAGGATTTTTAACTCTTTTGGTTTGTTTTGTATCTGTTCTTTTTTTGACGAcacaaattaaatgaaaatgaataaataataatttctcaATGCTTGTATGTACTTACCATCCCCTAGCATCAACATCATAAGAATATAGCTCAGTTGAGATGTGTTGGTCAGTAGAACTTTTATATCCTCCGTGTAAGTACACTTTCCGTCTTTTTGGATCATACACTGATGAATGACCGTATGAGCCATATATGAAAGCACCATCCGTTTTATGACGACTCCAAGTAttatttgctttttaaaaaagaaaaaaaattaaataaagtatagTAAAACAATAATGCATATTATATTACTGTTATATGTTTATGGCTGGCATCTGTCacaaatgaaaatatcaatAGTTGAATGAaactaagccaggactgttttAATCACCTTTATTGGTCCTATCATTGATCAAGGGCATCTCTTGTCTAGtgctagacttgccccaagtctgtattatctttttttttatttatttgtttttatttcgaccgcgatttttgtctgaaaatacagacttgtgaaacacgtatagaaatcgatttgcagaccgcaaacatacgataagaatgacgtaggttatcataccgtatttggctatatggggcgggcggtatgtaaatatggatttcgaatcaaccaatgatcattttgtttcaaaatgaaagagatcgagtacgtaggcctaccagtgcttaatgtacgatcgagactgttgaaatataaaatagtaatgccaagttgttttgtttattaattgtttagtccttggcctaggccctaggcctctttcgtaggtcctactcaactcgcacgtatgacctgccaaataaaacgccaatgaagtaggcctacataccaccggcacacaacagggctacaccaccacacagaacaggacagggtctgggtgggaattaaatcaaaattatctccgcgtaataaatgatccattcaatgtttgatttgcggagaagctagcctatcatatatcaagacgagttttcatgtttcaaagatcccatcaaatgtttaccagactactaggcatataaaataatttctagccttcagaactttcataaatcatttatgaaaatgtacccaagtacacattgtctaaacgtaacatagcgcatgcgcatcatcttatttgttgagtctttgaaattcttaaatatgaatatttaaacagTG
Encoded here:
- the LOC140046858 gene encoding attractin-like isoform X3, producing the protein MYLKHICISLLYISLVFNVIVKSCNHTEGDCLNGVCSEGNCICNPGWIGDKCDHCGGRIRLNSTSGYIHESLDVYSTNSKCTWLLDSGKIGSTIDLKLEDFSTECSWDYLYVYDGDSVFSPQLAAFSGLIKHQDVEVEHELRATSGYAYLHFYSDAAYTLEGFNLSYSVNTCLSDCSDHGDCSADLKCNCHSGWYSDSCSLELCPLNCSSNGICNTSCECSPGYKGIDCNTELSEGMWTIKDSSLPGRSSHAVVIDNGYLWSISGFMFDNEQYTTVVQYDLDTSSESVIPIDSSTPLQRYGHSAVLYQGFIYMFGGDVNGETMNELWAFDTFNGRWEANLTTPEALAVEGHTAHVVDDKMLVFFGFNPSYGYTNIVQEYDFTNNTWSRHKTDGAFIYGSYGHSSVYDPKRRKVYLHGGYKSSTDQHISTELYSYDVDARGWMTLKESTLPRYLHSAVLIDDIMYVFGGNMHNDTRKSNGAKCYSSQFMAYDIECGVWSSIEATSVLPKDIARYGHAAVMYNGSMLVHGGFNGQMFNDILLYELGECSTLDEVECTKEKPGLKCAYDRHQQLCIPLSQATNTHGNYSLPVCNGKRDDVTCSSLKSCTECLQRFGCGWCDGKCDKNCKVNVNCSEDVPCNSYKSCSSCEDQLNRCVWSRSQCTNKKLGSITPPTQCPATCQDYQSCESCSEDEDCMWCNNQMQCVESNTYVTSFPYGLCMEWHNIKGACPPPTCSGYQSCTDCQMSPSCGWCDDGSGTGTGMCMEGGFTGPLDFSGTSMLLNTSMCTSNSWNFVGCPACQCNGHSECVNKSVCLNCTDNTTGEHCEMCTSGFFGNPENGGQCEPCVCNENAEVCDIYSGACYCTTKGIIGDMCDICDTKAKYRGDPSDGGTCYYELEMNFRYNFNLSKAEDSYYTKINMLVEPSKNNRDIDFILEVPTSVYMNITYSTNFLMSETALVTDMHVRSKYSTKFSHNEFDFTEDANTTFYIYLYNFTTPYSFEVTTIQGTDLNIMVFLSASFCCFVISLLFFLSVLKIRDLWEARQLRQRRVVELRMMASRPVASINVELERNRPPDLLPSGKKSYPNVIAYEPCSEQKAAVASLFMQIPLPDNCEVPYGQTRLVLASALIQMKHKKIDTRDMGGARQRKQTHRVTVGEGSNCAQDVV